The Tenuifilum thalassicum genome includes the window TAGGACTAATGGTATAACTACAAGTTGAATCATCATCCAAAATAAATCAATAGATTGTATTCCTGAAGAGTTTGCAAAAAGTTTGACAAGAATTGGCGCCATTACAATAGAGCCCAGAAATGCACCAATAAGTGAGATTATTGCATATACAACATTACCACCGAGTATAAAAGTAAATGGGATTATGGCAACCCCTGGGGGTGTGGCAGCTATAACGACAAATCCAAAGAAAAGTTCTTTTGTTGGCATCAGAAAATAGGCGAGAGGAATTAAAATAGCTGAAAAAATTATGTAGTTCAGAAAAATGCCTGTAAAAATTGGCTTATATACCATTTCGGTTTTTTTTAGCTGGGCAAAACTTATTCCTGTCATTGAGAACATCATGGTCAAGGCCAAAATAGGGAACGTGAGGAATTTTACCGTTGAAGCATGTTCGCCGATAAATAAACCCATAAGTACGGCAAAAACCAGAATAGCATTTCGGTTTAAAAAAAGTCTTTTCAAAAATCGGAACATTTGCATTACCTTCGTAAAAATTTTTAGTAAATATAGATATTAGGTTTGAAATTATGGCTGAACAAAAAGGAAAACTGTATCTACTTCCTACACCAATTAGCGATAATAGCATTGATCTAGTTATACCTCAGAAAGTTATTGAAAAATCACGTTCACTTACCCATTTCGTTGTTGAAGAGCTTAGAACTGCAAGAAGATATTTATCGAAAATTAAGGTTGAAACACCGATAGATGAGCTTACATTTTTTCTGCTTAACGAGCATACACCGCAACAGGAGATCGAAAACTTTTTGAAACCTTTAAAGAATGGAATTGACGTGGGGTTGATGTCAGATGCTGGACTTCCATCTGTTGCAGATCCTGGCTCACTTTTAGTTGAGGCTGCACATCGTAATAACATTGAGGTAGTGCCCATGGTAGGACCAAACTCTTTACTCTTAACCTTGATGGCAAGTGGTTTAAATGGTCAGAATTTTGCTTTTATTGGATACCTGCCCGTTAAGCCTGATTTACGTAGAAAGAAGATTCGGGAACTAGAGCAGAGATCTCGTCAGGAGTATCAGACTCTGCTGTTTATCGAGGCTCCTTATCGTAATGCTAAGCTGTTTAACGATATTTTGAATGTTTGTCACGATCAAACACGATTGACTATAGCATGCGAATTAACCTCCTCAAACCAGTTCATTAAAACAAAAACAATAAAGGAGTGGAAAAAAGAACCACTCCCCGAAATAAATAAAAGAAATACTGTTTTTGCTATTCTATTCTAATTTTCAGTGGGTTTAGTTGATGATTCTCCCTTGCTGCTAAAGTAAATATCAAAAACAAGAGGAGTAAAGGGTGGTATGCTAGAAGTCCCAATTGAATCATATCCACAGAATGAGGGAATAATTGCACGTCCCCATTCACCTTCCTTCATTTGAAGTAGGGCTTGTTCAAATCCTTTAATTACGCTATTACCACCAATAGTTACTTTAAGTGAATCCGTTGAGCTAAATTTTCTCCCCAAATTGGTAGCAACACTATCTATGTTTGTGTCAAAGACAAACCCATCAAGAAACATTCCCTTGTAGTAAACATAGGCCACAGAATCCTTTGCGAGTTGGGTTGTCTCGTCGGTTGGGGGGGATAGCTGAATGTAGTAAATGCTGTCGTTTATTGGCTCAAGGCCAGGGTAGTTATCGTTAATATATCCCTCTATCAATGAAGTTTCGTAAGCGCGAGGGTCGCTTATCACTTTATGTAGCTCAAGGTCATAAATTAACGATTGGTAGCTCAATCCGTTTGAAGCATTTCCCTTATACCCTAAATTGTAAGGGATGTAAAGGGTTGCCTGCTCGCCCTCTTTCATATATCCCAAGCCTTCAAAAACACCTTCAAGCATATATCTGCTATAGCCAGTTATTTGTGTGTTAGCCTCTTCGTATTTAGCAAATACTGGAGCATAATGGTAGCTGTTATCGTACCTGTTATAAAGTTTCATCAAGCTATCGTTGTCCGATAACCATGCAAGCCCATCAAGTGTACGTTCCACATATGAATATAATACCCAGTCACCAATTTGAGGAGATGCACCTGTTCCAGGGGTTTTAGTTACATAGTAAAGTCCACTCGGTTTTTTAGCGCTCTCAGGAATATTGTGAACTTGAATCCAAGCATTAAATCGTGCAATTTCATCACCTTCTGGGTCGCTAAACTCCTTATCGCAGGAAATGACTGTTAATGAAAGTCCGGCAATTAGTAAAAGCAAAAATCTATTCATAGTTAAAAATTCAATTTCATGCAAATATACTATTTACATATTCATTTCAAAGTTAATTGTTTTTAATACTATCGAGTTTTACTATAACCTCGACAGGAGTATACGGATCAACTATATCATTCCCCTCCTTTCCATATGCTAAAGGTGAGGGAGCTATGATTTCAAGGCTTCCCCCTGTTGTTGTAAGCGTAAAGCCAATTTTTAAGGCTTCTAAATCTAATGAGCTAAGAGCAATAGGCTCGTCTGAATTTGCTTTGTTTGATTCTATGGTTATACCGCTAAGTGTTTTTACTTCATATTGGCCGTAAATGGTATCATTCTCAGTAGGGGTGGCAAGCCCTGTGTTAGTAGTTATTTTGTAATATAATCCAGATGAATGTTGCTTGTATCCATCTAGATTTAAGCTATTAATTATGTTTTGCTCATTTACTTTTCCTGGGCCATTGTGGTAAATTATTTCTACATCAAAGGCTAAACTCGACCAAGGTTCAACTGGGCCCATGGTATTATCTTTATAGCCTAGGTTCGAAGGGAATAGGATGGTGGTTGATTCATTCTCCCTACAAAGCAGCAAACCTTTCTCGAGCCCTTTTAATAGCGAAGTTTTCCCAATAATTGCTCTGAATGGCTCAAGGCTTCGTACCGAAGTGTCGAGCTTTGCTGCTAATGCTTCATCTTTAATGTTTGTGTCGAAAACTACAATTGGAGACTTTATAGTATAGCCTTTGTACCAGAATAATATAGTATCGCCATAGTTTAGCTGGTAGCCGTAATACTTATCTTTTATAACATGGTATACATCATCTTTAACCTCGTAAGTCCAATTATTACCACTAATATAGCTTTCTATACTTGATATTTCGGAGTATTTCTTATCCTCTTCCAAGGAGTTGTCGCAAGCGAAAAAAAAGAGAAGAAATCCAATAAGAAAAATTGTTTTACTATTCATGTTTAAATTACTTGCTGAATTTTTCAGGCTATTCATGTTCGGTTTCATTAGGGGTGCCCTTTTTCACTTCTACAATCTCTAAATTAAAAATTACTGATGTGAATGCAGGTATTATACCATTAGAGTTGCCTTGCTGCCCGAATGCTAAATGGGAAGGTACAATTAGCATTGCTTTTTCCCCTTCACGCATTCTTCCGATAGCTTCTTCTAATCCAGGAATAACCTGCCATTTTTGGCCATAAACAAACTGAAAAGCTTCGCCTCTTTTACGAGTGGAATCGAAGAATTTGCCATTCAAAAATCGGCCCTCGTAATGTATGGTAACAGTATCGCCAACTTCAACTATAGGGCCTTTCGAATGATTTTTTGGTATGATATATAGACCACTCTCGGTGGGCTTTACATCAATTTTTTGCCCATCGAGATATTGCTTAAGGATAACTTTTTCATACTCGCCAAAATCGTTAATCCAGCTGAGGAAGGCTGCCATTTGATTTTTGAACTCTTCTTCTGAGCTAACCTCAAGCAGTTTAATATCTACTCTCATGTAATCATCAGGGTTGATGAATTTTGGGAGTGTGGTTTCCAAAGTTTTCTCAAAAAATGGTGTAGCTTGTATGTAAAATGAAGCACTGTCGCCCTCCGATAGCATTAAAAAGCACTCGTCAATTGCCCCTTCATATTCAGGTTTGGTTAGCTGAAATTGCCTAACTCCCTTAAAAAATAACGAGTCAGAATTTGTGCTGTATGATATTATAGCGGTAACATAGTTCCCAATCTCGGCTTTCTTATTTGATTCCCCAAGAGCTATTAGCTTGTAGTGAATCCCTGTTGGTGTTACGCTGTAACCTGGGTATAGCTTTGATTCATTGTTGCATGCCGATAATAGTAAACCAATTCCTAGCAATGCAAATACGGTTTGTTTAATCTTCATCTTTTAGGTATTAATGTATTTAATTCTTTGTAAAAATAAGAAATATTTCACTTAAGTACGTCGATAAGGGAAACCTCGTAAATAATTGATGAGCGCGGAGGAATCCTATCTAAATCTCCTATAAGCCCGTGAGCCAAATGAGGAGGAAGGATTAGGATAGCATTTTGTCCTTTATGCATAAGTTTTATAGCTTCTTCTAGCCCTGTTTCAACACCTCCGTGTCCAACAACAAAGCTTTCGGGTTTGTTTGGCTCCGATTTATAGCATTCGGTTCCATCTAAAAGGCTAATACGATAGTGATAAACCACAACATTGCCAGCTTTGGGCTTAGGGCCTTTTGCTTTACCAAATATGTAATAGAACAATCCGCTTTGGCTTTGAACCATTGTCAACTTTTGCCTGCTTATGTATGCAAGTATCTCTTCCTTATCCTTATCTACAAGTTTTTGGTTTATGCCAAGTAATTTTCTTTTTACTTCGCTTTTTGGAACGGGTAATTTTTTAGTTTGTTGATTGTGTGTACAAGAAATCAATGAAGCTAGCAGAGCAATGGTTACTAATCTGTTCATGGTTTAAGCATTTAGCTCGTTAGAGTGGATTTTGAGTAGCTCTTCGAATTGTTTAAGGGTTTCATCCATGCTTACAAATGATTTTCCTCCCGCTGCGTTTTTGTGCCCACCACCATTATAGTATTTCCTTGAGAACTCGTTGGCAGGGAAATTCCCTCTTGAACGGAGCGATACTTTAACATAGCTATCATTTTCAGTAAAAAGAACAGAAAAGTTAATACCGTTTATCGATAAGGGGTAGTTTACAAATCCTTCGGTATCTCCTATCTGATATTTGAACTTTTTTAAATCGTTTTTTGTAAGCCATATATATGCGGCTTTGAATTCAGGGAAAACTTTCATCCGTTCAGCTAGCGAAAAGCCTAAAAGCTTCATTCTATTTTCTGAGAAGTTGTTGTAAACATTACTTTGAATATCTTCGACCTTTATTCCCTTGGCAATAAGTTTTCCTGCAATCTCAAAGGTTCTTTCCCGAGAACATGCATAGCTAAACGAGCCTGTATCGGTCATAATGCCTGTAAAAATACTTACTGCGCTATCGTAATTTATCGCATTATCTCCAAAAAGTTGTGATGCAATTTCGTATACAAGTTCTGCTGTTGAACTTACCTCGGTAAATGAGAATTTTATGTCGAATGGGCTTTCCGGTTCAGGATGATGATCAATTAGCACTCTTTTAGCTTTTGTAACTTCAAGCAGGTAAGACATCCCTTCAACTCTCTTGTAGCCATTAAAATCAAGACAGATTACAAGGTCTGCATCCCCAAAGGTTTGTTCTACTCTTAGCTTATCTTTACTAAAAATCAATATATTGCTAGCATCTGGTAACCATGATAAAAACGTAGGAAAATCATTTGGTGATACCATTTCTGCGTTTAATCCTTGTTGCTTTAGTACATGGTATAAGCCCAAAACAGATCCAATAGCATCACCGTCGGGGTTATAATGTGAGGTTAAAATAATTTTCTTGGCTTGAGTTAGCTCCTCCTTCAATAATTCAAGCAGACTTTGATCGATTCTAAGTGTCATATTATTCATATTTTATCTTACAAAGATAAGTTTTGTGATTTACTTAATATTTGCTATTTTAGAAAATAAATTAACAATACTATGAACACTAGGTTTACTTTTTGCATGATAAAGCCC containing:
- a CDS encoding bile acid:sodium symporter family protein — encoded protein: MKRLFLNRNAILVFAVLMGLFIGEHASTVKFLTFPILALTMMFSMTGISFAQLKKTEMVYKPIFTGIFLNYIIFSAILIPLAYFLMPTKELFFGFVVIAATPPGVAIIPFTFILGGNVVYAIISLIGAFLGSIVMAPILVKLFANSSGIQSIDLFWMMIQLVVIPLVLSRFLLWNPIKPFIEKVRGKVVDWGFAFLIFIAVGINRHVFFSSPLLLIKIASILIITIFGLGHITHLIAKKIKVDAQTRIPMIMLVGIKSSGFSVFTALTLFGKEAAIPSAVMAVVVLSYLIFLSIKSKVL
- a CDS encoding SAM-dependent methyltransferase; this translates as MAEQKGKLYLLPTPISDNSIDLVIPQKVIEKSRSLTHFVVEELRTARRYLSKIKVETPIDELTFFLLNEHTPQQEIENFLKPLKNGIDVGLMSDAGLPSVADPGSLLVEAAHRNNIEVVPMVGPNSLLLTLMASGLNGQNFAFIGYLPVKPDLRRKKIRELEQRSRQEYQTLLFIEAPYRNAKLFNDILNVCHDQTRLTIACELTSSNQFIKTKTIKEWKKEPLPEINKRNTVFAILF
- a CDS encoding FKBP-type peptidyl-prolyl cis-trans isomerase; translated protein: MNRFLLLLIAGLSLTVISCDKEFSDPEGDEIARFNAWIQVHNIPESAKKPSGLYYVTKTPGTGASPQIGDWVLYSYVERTLDGLAWLSDNDSLMKLYNRYDNSYHYAPVFAKYEEANTQITGYSRYMLEGVFEGLGYMKEGEQATLYIPYNLGYKGNASNGLSYQSLIYDLELHKVISDPRAYETSLIEGYINDNYPGLEPINDSIYYIQLSPPTDETTQLAKDSVAYVYYKGMFLDGFVFDTNIDSVATNLGRKFSSTDSLKVTIGGNSVIKGFEQALLQMKEGEWGRAIIPSFCGYDSIGTSSIPPFTPLVFDIYFSSKGESSTKPTEN
- a CDS encoding FKBP-type peptidyl-prolyl cis-trans isomerase, whose translation is MNSLKNSASNLNMNSKTIFLIGFLLFFFACDNSLEEDKKYSEISSIESYISGNNWTYEVKDDVYHVIKDKYYGYQLNYGDTILFWYKGYTIKSPIVVFDTNIKDEALAAKLDTSVRSLEPFRAIIGKTSLLKGLEKGLLLCRENESTTILFPSNLGYKDNTMGPVEPWSSLAFDVEIIYHNGPGKVNEQNIINSLNLDGYKQHSSGLYYKITTNTGLATPTENDTIYGQYEVKTLSGITIESNKANSDEPIALSSLDLEALKIGFTLTTTGGSLEIIAPSPLAYGKEGNDIVDPYTPVEVIVKLDSIKNN
- a CDS encoding FKBP-type peptidyl-prolyl cis-trans isomerase, with protein sequence MKIKQTVFALLGIGLLLSACNNESKLYPGYSVTPTGIHYKLIALGESNKKAEIGNYVTAIISYSTNSDSLFFKGVRQFQLTKPEYEGAIDECFLMLSEGDSASFYIQATPFFEKTLETTLPKFINPDDYMRVDIKLLEVSSEEEFKNQMAAFLSWINDFGEYEKVILKQYLDGQKIDVKPTESGLYIIPKNHSKGPIVEVGDTVTIHYEGRFLNGKFFDSTRKRGEAFQFVYGQKWQVIPGLEEAIGRMREGEKAMLIVPSHLAFGQQGNSNGIIPAFTSVIFNLEIVEVKKGTPNETEHE
- a CDS encoding FKBP-type peptidyl-prolyl cis-trans isomerase, whose product is MNRLVTIALLASLISCTHNQQTKKLPVPKSEVKRKLLGINQKLVDKDKEEILAYISRQKLTMVQSQSGLFYYIFGKAKGPKPKAGNVVVYHYRISLLDGTECYKSEPNKPESFVVGHGGVETGLEEAIKLMHKGQNAILILPPHLAHGLIGDLDRIPPRSSIIYEVSLIDVLK
- a CDS encoding DHH family phosphoesterase, producing MTLRIDQSLLELLKEELTQAKKIILTSHYNPDGDAIGSVLGLYHVLKQQGLNAEMVSPNDFPTFLSWLPDASNILIFSKDKLRVEQTFGDADLVICLDFNGYKRVEGMSYLLEVTKAKRVLIDHHPEPESPFDIKFSFTEVSSTAELVYEIASQLFGDNAINYDSAVSIFTGIMTDTGSFSYACSRERTFEIAGKLIAKGIKVEDIQSNVYNNFSENRMKLLGFSLAERMKVFPEFKAAYIWLTKNDLKKFKYQIGDTEGFVNYPLSINGINFSVLFTENDSYVKVSLRSRGNFPANEFSRKYYNGGGHKNAAGGKSFVSMDETLKQFEELLKIHSNELNA